Sequence from the Ailuropoda melanoleuca isolate Jingjing chromosome 10, ASM200744v2, whole genome shotgun sequence genome:
GACAGGGCGCGCGAGCCGGAAGCGCTCATGCGCTGCGCCCGCCGGGACTTGTAGTTCTCGGACTCTCAATGCTGGGTTGGCTGCCTCACGCGCGGCTCCTCAGAAACTACAACTTCCGGCGGCTCCGACGTCGCAGGGCGGGATTGGCAGCTTTAGAATCACTCTATGTTGCAGGTCGGAGTCTGATGGGTTGATTCCGGCTGTCGCTCACGGTGATGTTGGATGGCCCGTTGCAAAAGGAAGAAGCTTCGCGTGTTGGGTCCCCGGAGACCGGGAGCGTATCAGCGGTGAGGGAGGCGGGTACTTCCGCCAGGAGGGCCCAATCGCAGTGGTGGGGCAGTTTCTATAAAAGCTTGAGCCTCGGGCCTTCGCGTTCTTTCGGGATCGAGTGCCGGTGTAGCTGGTTTTGCTTTTTGCCGCCATGTGCCAAGGCCATGGGCGCCCTGGGCCCCGAGGGCGTTTGAGGGGGTCCCCCCAAGCCTGCAGGCGGGCCTGGCTCTCTTTCGCCTTGGTGTTGTTCACGTTTTTTGCTCCGCCCCCTTACCCCCTTCGGTCGGGGAAGTCCGAAGCTCCAGGCCTACGTCTTCCTGCAGGTAAGGCTGGGCCGAGCCTGCCCTCCCCTGTACAGCTTCGAGCCTGTGAtgaattgcttttatttctgacaCCTCGTATGAAAACTGCACATGCAGTCTGATTATTTGGCAAGACTGAGGCTTCCGGGTGCGCCGCCGTGacggggcaggggctgggtgcGAAACTGTCTTTCCCGAAATGGGGGGAGTGGGTTTCTGTCTACATTGCGGCACTGTCTGCGTTCCAGGGCGGTGGGTAACCCGGCTGGAGACTGAACGTGAGTGGACCGCAGTCTGGAGGCCTGCTGGTAAGACGGGAGCCCGTGTCTGTATGGGAGGCGCTTAGCAATAAAGCAAAAGTGGTGAATTGATTGGGGCGCAGGTGTCTTTCTTTTCACACGTGTCTGCATCCCAGACGACCCTGTGGGAGCACTGGCTCATCCCCGTGCAGTCCTGGGACACGGCGGAGGAAGATGGATGCTGATGCAGTGACTTCCCCACTGTTGGAACTGCCTTCTCCGTATTTCCTTTCAAGGCCAAAAATACCGGGGGTTTTTTGGCCTTTGCCTTGGGTAGGTCAGAAACTTAATTCTTCACGAACAGGCCACGTAGCACTGTTTGCCTTTGGGTCTTGGGGGAGGTGGACACAAACCACCTAGGCTCCCCCATGCTCCGTAGACACCATTGGGGTTCCAAGTAACCTAGTTAAAGGTGGGGGGATGCTACCTTCTGAGTGTTAAAAGACGATCTGTACTTTGCCGAGGGGTCTAAAGGAGGATTTCTTTAAAAGACGAGAGAGGCAGTCCAGAAAACACAAGTTTATTCACCAGGAGTGAAAACGAAGGCTCTTAATCTAAAGACGAACTTCAAGATTTGAGTACAACTTGGAGTGCACTACCAGCCCCCTGGCTTGACCTCCCTAAGCACAGGCCTCCGCGGGGCTGGCAGGTCTAGTTTTCTTGACATTTCTGTGATTTCGCACATGCTGTTTGTCTATTACAAAGCCACAACCTTGGCATTCTACAAGGGAGCATGAACGGAAGACCCTGTTGATGGTGGAACCAGAGTCTCCTTGTgtgagcagggagcaggtggcTCTGGTCCTTGGGGCACAAATGCATGGTATGGTTTGCGGTGAAGCGCTCGGTCCCAGGCACAGGCAGGagtccttcctttccctgcttgGCCAGCATGTGCAGCTGAAGACATGGCTTTCTCTAAGGGATTAGGCACTGTACAGGTGCTGGCACCGTGGCCTAGCCTCGGAGCTGGGCATGTCCAGGAGGGGGCAGCAGAGCGCTGTGAAGCTGGAGCAGGTACCCTGCCTGGGCTGTACGTGGTGATGTGCCCCCTTCTGTGCTGAAGACCCTTGCTTTTCCGTCAAGGCCCTCAGGCAGCAGCAGGTGAAGGGGGGTGCAGTCCCACTGGCTCTTTGAAGCTTCTTGGGCCTGGGGCTCTGAGAAAGGCAAGGCTCCGTCTGGGAGTCTCAGGAGCAGACACCCTGGGATTGACTGCGGCTGACTAAACCCCGGGGGGACCCTTTCGAGCCTCTCTGCAGCCTTGCAGGGCCCTCCCAGGTTCAGGGTGTGCAGCAGGAGGCGCCTCGGCCCTCCCTCTTGACGTAGTCATGCAGCCGGAAGCGGGGTTCACTGGGGGCCTTCATGGAGCGCTGCTTCAACTCCCtgtggggcaggggtggccaAGGAACAGAGTGGTTGCTCCCCAGCAAGGAGATTCACTGCAGGTCTGGGGGGGTCTTCCGGGTGACTGCCAGGACTTACTTTGCGATGGCTGTGAAGGCCAAGTCCACGTTGAGGCCCGTCTTGGCACTGGTCTCCATGAAGGGCAGTCCATACTCCTGCAAACAGCTGCTGCCAGCCAGGTGGCAGCCTGGTGGGGACAGCCCAAGCCCGGCAGCCCCAGGGACACCCCTGGTCCCCCACCCTACCCTGGCTCACCTTGGCCAgcttctccccatcctccctcttcACCACACGCTCCTGGGCAGAGTCCACCTGGCACAGGGATTTGGGTGAGAGCTGGCCCAGGGCTtacccaccccctcaccccccctatagagccagggaggagaggggaggttgGGGTGCTCACCTTGTTCCCCAGCAGCATAAGCACCACATTGTGCTGGGCATACTCCTGGATCTCGGTCAGCCAGGCCTGTGGGGGAGAAGCTGAGACCAGTGTGGAGGCTGTCACTCCTGCACACCCCTTGCCCCTCCAGGCCACACTGCACGGAGGGCCTGTTGGGCTCTGGCTAACAGGAGGGGCCCAGAAATAGTGGTCCCTGTGCCAGACTGAGGCCCCACTGACAAGTACCTTAGCCAAGGTGTTGGACTGATGAAGCTGGAAGGTCCCCAGACCCCCTTCAGCTCACAGGCAACCTGAGCCACCAGAAGGGGCCAGCCTTGCCCTCCTCTGCCCTTGGGACCCTAATGCCGCCATGGACTGTTCCCACCATCACCAGGAAGGAAACCACTGACCTGGATACTGTCAAAGGAGGCCTTGTTGGTGACATCATAGAGCAGCAGcagtgctgggggcagagggccagTGAGGACACCTCCAGGGCTCACAGCAGCTTCCTGTCACCCACACCCTTGTGCATCACAGCCTCCACACCGCCTGCCATGTTCACTGCCAGGGCACCCACAGCACAGCCTCCGATCCCCCGGGCTGGCCTCCCATGCCCACAAGCTCACCGTGGGCATCACGGTAGTAGGCGTGGGTGACACTGCGGAATCGCTCCTGGCCAGCTGTGTCCCAGATCTGCAGCGACAGGCACAGGATTCAGGGCTGCCAgtcccttcccctcacctccccacccccacccccaccccccacctctcacCTGCAGCTTCACCTTCATGCCATCCACATCCAGAACTTTGTTCTGAAACACAACCAGCCAGCTCTACTCAGCCCAGCAGCCAGCGCCGCTCCAGGCAGCAGCTGGGAACAGTGTTGCCCCCTGGTGGCGGGGGGGCTCCAGAGGGTAAAGCCAGGCCGGAACTGGGCCTGAGATTGAGTGCCCCTGGCATGCCCCCAAATTCACTCTTATCCTGTCCCTGATGCCCACCTCCTGGTTCTCGTCTGACCACTTCGCCTCCCCGTACCCACAGGTAACCTTTCGCCTTGAACCCAAGATCCACCCaactctccccacccctgtgcctctacccctccccctggtGAGCCCCTCCTGGTGACGCCTAGGCCCCTCTCCACTCAGATGGCCATCCTCACGGACTTGCATGTTGCCGCCCAACAAGGCTGGCCATGTCCAGTTCTGGCCCACGTGTGCTCATTCTCTGCCCACCTCAGAGGCCTGgcacacgccccccccccccccccccccccccccccactgccctcaAAGCCCCTTTGCCACCACTCAGCCCCGTCAGTCCTGTTGCTCcggcctgccctcccccagcacctcTCCAGCCCGGCCCTGCCGCCCCGCCTCCCCCTGGCGCCTAGTCCTAGTCAGCTTCCTGCACCTCCTTGCTAACTCCGGTTCACCGCGCACATCTCCCTGCACCCTCGAAGACTGCAGACGCCTGCCCGCAGGCTCCaaggccctgccccagcccctctgctgaGCCATCAGCTCCTCACAGCTCTATACGCGCTGCTTCTTTTGCTCAGAGCCACCCGCGCGACCTTTGTGAAGTTACCATGGTGTAACCCCAGGCCCATTACTAACATtgtgtgtctcagtttccccatccacaAATGGAGATAACCAGGGTGCCCATCACATGGCTGCTTCGATGGCTTTATGAGCTATGTGCGAAGCACTGAGAACTGTATCTGGTCTGAGTGAGAGCTAATTGTTCTACTTGAAAAGCCTCTCTTCCTGCTGGGACAGCAGCTCTCTAAGGACAGGACCCAGTACAGTAACCACAGAGCCCGGAATTCGGCCTGGTGACACAGTGGGTGCTCATTGAGTATTTGCTGGCTGGTAATGGTCCCCCAGCAGGCCCTCCCAGCTCAGGACTAGTGGCAGGGAGTGGTGCAACCCGACGGTTCCCatctcctggggggggggggggggggggggggctgcccaCCCCTGGCTGAGGCCCCTGGTAGCCTCAGGCCCTGGCAGCTGGGACCACACcgcctccctccacctccctcttccccaagcTCCTGCTGTCCGGGTGCTTCTGCCACTCCCAGGAACCAATGGCACAGCCATCTGCCAGGCcgagaggaggctggggaggacaCCCCGCCTTCTCTAGCACCCTTGAACGGGGGTGTGAACCTAGCCCTAGCGGCCTCACCTCCCTCACCACCTGCCCCAGAGCCAAGAAGGAGGTGAGAAGGGGGGAGGTGGGGCCAAAACAGGCCAAAGACCAGCTGTCCAGCGCTTAAACTGTTCCTTTCTGACACCTGAACCCTTACTTCATCTCAGAAGACTTGAGGGGACCTGGACCCCCAAGCAGGGTAAATAATGGCTCCCTAGACTGGAGAGAGCCCCCTTTCCCATTCCCAGAATGGGccgccctcccagcctcctgccaaCTGGGTCTAATTAAAGGgtgagaaaaatgcaaatttgggaTTTGTCTAGAACACGTGGCACCTTGGCAAGGCACTCAGAATTTGGACTGGTGGGTAGAGCTGGGGGCTCGGCTGCTGTGGCCCTCATTCCCTGCTGACCCCACAGGCTGGTAGGGTGTCAGGGGGGTGTGGGGAGCCCTGAAATCCAGgggcactccccccaccccaaaacccCAGGGACACAGCTCTCCTGTTGGGGGCAATGTGGGAGGGGCTCTGGTAGGGGGGAATAGCCAGGTGGGAGCATTTCCTGTGAGCCTCCTCACCCAAGGGCAGAGGTCCTCCCCGCCCAGCTCTCAGACGGggtgtgtgccccacagccacttcTCTCTTAGGTCCTTAGCAGGCTGCCTGGCCCCTGTGTTCAGTGGGGCAATGATGTTAAGCCTCCCAAGGGAACATAGGCCTTAAGTCCCCTGTGACGGCCACCCCTGGGGCACAGAACACAGCCCCGGACAGGGGCGTACTACTCCTGCTTCACTTAGATGGAGCCGTCACCCAGCTCTAGGATCCTGAGGGTGTCAGGAGTCGGGCATTTTGGTGGTTAAGGCATCGCACCTCAGCCACCCTGACCCTGAGCGCCAGGTGGTCCAGACGGGAGGTGTCCCAGGGCTAATGGAGAACCCGCTGCCCAGGGGTGTTGTGAGAACTCAGTGagctggtgtgggggtgggggcccagggCATGGCTGGGTCAGCTCAGTGCTGAGGACATCAGCCTCCACTCTCACCCGGAAGTCGATGCCCACAGTGGAGATGAAGGTCCCTGCCAAGAATGCCCCATCCTTGAAGCGCACCAGCAGGCAGGTCTTCCCCACGCCCGAGTCCCCCACCAGCATGACCTGGGGTGAACAGGAGGGTCAGAGGTGTTAGAGACAGAGGGGACCAAGGTGCTGGCCCACCCAAAGGGGTGCCTGGTATTCCCTGAGCTGGCCTGGTCAGGAGAGGAGGAACTGTCCCAGGCCTGCGGGTTCAGCAGGACCTGGGGGAGACAGGGCAACTACGGTCCCTGCCGGCCTGGACCTCCAGCTTCCACCTCCAGAAGGAGGTTCTGTCCCCTTTCTCTTGAACAGTGGCCCCTCTCGATTAGTGGGGCGTGGGGGCAGCTGCCTCCATCCAGAGCCTACCTAAccccatccccagaccctggACACCATGCTTGATCTGGAATGGTAGCATTTGGGGCTTGGTGGGGAGTGGAGTCTGGAGGCTGGTGGCTGGAGACCTGAGAGGCCCGTGGGGGTCTCTGTGCCAGGGGGCTTCTTCTAATCCCCGTAAGATTCTGGAGGAATTTGCCACATGAGGTCAAATCTTGGCCTGAGAAGGCCCAGGTCATGTCTGGGGACCGAGAGGGGGCAATCAGGCCTCCCTCTCATCCACCTCTCCCCCAGCCTTCTGTCAAAGGCTCCCAAACCCAAAGACAGTTTGACAACCCCTCCACAATCCACAGGCTTCTGCCTAGGCCTGAAGGAGGCCCCAGTGTTCCCCACCCAACTGGCAAACCTCTTCTTagtcttcccccttcccccaaaaaagagacCCACAGACCGTGGGGTTGAGGGAAGGAAGCATACGGGAAATGGTGAGACTGGGGCCCGGGTGGGTGCGGGGCCATTAGGGAGCGCGGAGGGAGCACCTGCCGGGTTCAGGACCCCTTGTCCGGCCCTGCCAGCTGGGGCGTGAGGGGGCAGGCCTTGCCAGCTGTTGAGTATCTGAAATCCGGGCCTGACAGCTGTGTGTGTATGCGATGCGCGTTGTCAGCCGTGCCAGCTGCAGGGTGCCGCTCCGGCGGGCTGCCCGCCCAGGGTCCGCggggccctccctcccctccccgacCCTCCCTGCTCGGCTCAGGCCGAGCGCCACCTGCTGCGCTCCCATGGGGTGGAGGCCGGCTCACCTTGAAGGCGACGTCGTAGAAGTCGCCGCCGCCAAGCGAGGGCCGGTCGGGCTGCGGGGGCCCGTTGGGCCGCGCCTGGGGNNNNNNNNNNNNNNNNNNNNNNNNNNNNNNNNNNNNNNNNNNNNNNNNNNNNNNNNNNNNNNNNNNNNNNNNNNNNNNNNNNNNNNNNNNNNNNNNNNNNNNNNNNNNNNNNNNNNNNNNNNNNNNNNNNNNNNNNNNNNNNNNNNNNNNNNNNNNNNNNNNNNNNNNNNNNNNNNNNNNNNNNNNNNNNNNNNNNNNNNNNNNNNNNNNNNNNNNNNNNNNNNNNNNNNNNNNNNNN
This genomic interval carries:
- the RAB26 gene encoding ras-related protein Rab-26 isoform X2; its protein translation is MLVGDSGVGKTCLLVRFKDGAFLAGTFISTVGIDFRNKVLDVDGMKVKLQIWDTAGQERFRSVTHAYYRDAHALLLLYDVTNKASFDSIQAWLTEIQEYAQHNVVLMLLGNKVDSAQERVVKREDGEKLAKEYGLPFMETSAKTGLNVDLAFTAIAKELKQRSMKAPSEPRFRLHDYVKREGRGASCCTP
- the RAB26 gene encoding ras-related protein Rab-26 isoform X4 — its product is MLVGDSGVGKTCLLVRFKDGAFLAGTFISTVGIDFRNKVLDVDGMKVKLQIWDTAGQERFRSVTHAYYRDAHASPPQAWLTEIQEYAQHNVVLMLLGNKVDSAQERVVKREDGEKLAKEYGLPFMETSAKTGLNVDLAFTAIAKELKQRSMKAPSEPRFRLHDYVKREGRGASCCTP
- the RAB26 gene encoding ras-related protein Rab-26 isoform X1, which translates into the protein MLVGDSGVGKTCLLVRFKDGAFLAGTFISTVGIDFRNKVLDVDGMKVKLQIWDTAGQERFRSVTHAYYRDAHALLLLYDVTNKASFDSIQAWLTEIQEYAQHNVVLMLLGNKVDSAQERVVKREDGEKLAKVSQGRVGDQGCPWGCRAWAVPTRLPPGWQQLFAGVWTALHGDQCQDGPQRGLGLHSHRKGVEAALHEGPQ
- the RAB26 gene encoding ras-related protein Rab-26 isoform X3, translating into MLVGDSGVGKTCLLVRFKDGAFLAGTFISTVGIDFRNKVLDVDGMKVKLQIWDTAGQERFRSVTHAYYRDAHASPPQAWLTEIQEYAQHNVVLMLLGNKVDSAQERVVKREDGEKLAKVSQGRVGDQGCPWGCRAWAVPTRLPPGWQQLFAGVWTALHGDQCQDGPQRGLGLHSHRKGVEAALHEGPQ